GTACATTCGAATGGTGTTGGTGAACACTGAAGCTCTGTTATTATTACATCCCCAACACAGGAATGAAAACATTCACGACATAGCAGTTGAGAAATGAAAATAGATTTCAGACATTTCTAAAAGGAATTGCCTAACTTCCCAACCACATATCCACACCCACCATCCACACCATCTTAAGACACACAGTTAACAGTTGTGATGCTGTTAAAGATACACTTTAAAGATGCGGAAGAATCATCATGGATATCCAGAACAGCTTCTCATGCTTGGAAAGGACCATCATCTCACAAGGGATCCATACATCACTCCATCATTTCACAACCCTGTTCATCAGGACAGCAGGGAAATTTGCAGCCGATAAAACCTGGGGAGCAGACTGAAACTTGGGGACCACAGCAAAACGCTGCACCGAGTAACATAAAAGTACCAATTAGCTCCAACCAACCTAACAAACTGGATAAACTTCACCCATTCTTGTTGGAGCACAGCCTGCTGAGGGTCAGattcctgttcatggattaagcctagtccatttacatttacagcatttatcagacgccctgttacagggacagtcccccctggagcaacttagggttaagtgtcttgctcagggacacaatggtagtaagtgggatttgaacctgggtctcctagttctccactaggctactaccaccccactaccagtcctagactaaaagagaacttcaaTGGAAatcttttagtctaggactagttTTAATCCATGAATGGAAAACTGACCTATCATCTCTAAGACAATAGATGTTTTGTTGTGTAATGGCTGTATTCGAAGCATAAGCATATATAGCAGTATGGTTGAGAGAGGATGGgagtgttacgtccctggatgTTTAGCtagctgtgtttttgtgtcctgtctcttttaggttgattTCGTGGGAGGAATTGAAGCAAACCAGCTCTGCCTATTGGTCAGCCCTATATTGGTATATAAAGGGACTTTGGATGGTGATAAGGAGGTCCCAcggggtccacggagatctgttggggatctcattcatgtgtcttgttCCTTACAGGCTGTACTGATATTGGTTATCTGtactgagtccgctgttttattgtacctgttagctcgctttgtttggttgtctgtgtaacagtggacctcctcctctccacacccttgtcgcgtttcttagacccctagacttaggaacgtgacagggAGGTAAAGAGGAGTTAATTCCTGCTCAAGGTCTCCAATATCCTGTTTCCAGGTGCACGAGCATGACCAGGGTCAGCACTGTACTTTTAATCCAAGTACCTCCACTGTGAACCCAGGTAGAGCAAAGTGGAGATGAgaggagaggacacattgtgtgctgcgctgctgtgtttcacaatgacaatcacttctctttcattgTCTTTCATCTTAATACACTATATACACCTTACTTTACTATTTGAACTTATTTGGTTTGTATTCTTCAGTAATTCTGAAGAATTACTTCTATTTCCTAAAAATTTCCTGTGAAATGTTTAGAATTTTATTAAACAACAAACATTGATATTGTAAAGGATCCTGCTCCACCTCCCTGCCCACTGGGGGCACATGGGCACCCATGCGCATGACCACCAGGAAGCAGATGGAGCAGAGGTCGACATCCCGTATAACTATCGGACCGATCACACCGTATGCAGACTTTCTTTTTCGCACGACTACTCGTTTGAAATTGATATGGAACCCCGCCCGAAAATCATTGTATTGCCAGCCACGCTCCACTGACAGCGttccccctccacccccaaTACAGCTGTAGTACATTTATTACTAGGGGTGTTACAAAATATCGATCGAGCAATAGATTCTAATATTTTACGTGGCAATATTGGTAcaccaaatatcaatatttttgtattcaaatttagtccaaaattcagttctgaattatgttgttttggctgaattattaatgtaatgtgatccataAAGATCATACACCGCATTTTGtgtatcagctctgtttttacattttcagtgacttGTAGAATAtgacaatatgtacagtatcacaatataatCGTATTGTGACCCATGCGTCACGATTGTGAGAtgcttgccaatacacacctaTTTATTACAATGTCTGAAGTTACACTGGACGAATACTAAACTGAATAAATCTGCAGTGGTCCAAGGAGACATCCAACAGTCAGATACTGATAATTGTAGAGTGGGTCGGATTCTGCACTGTCTGACACTGTGGGGAAGTACAATCAGAATGGGTGCTATTGAGCCCTGCTTCCGGAACATTGGCaagcttgtctgtgtgtgtgtgtttcgtggTGGTTATCAGCACAAGCAGGAAATTACAAATGTTTGTTACATGCATTTCAGGCTTATTATCCCAGGTCCTCACAAAACGATGAATGCAAACATTTGTGTGTCCTCACTCACCCCTACCAGCTGGCCAGCTACCAACATCTGCTGTGAACCAGAACTTTACAACCTGTCagttgtaacacacacacacacacacacacacttccagcctAATCAGAGCTTCCATACAAATTACAATTTCCTCCAGACTGATCTACAGTATACCAATTAAAGTCCTGTCTTTGATAGGTGGTATATGACAACGCTTTCGCAGCCGGAGTGTGTGGGAGATGTGAACCTTATCTTAAGGAAGTCAACTCTGAAGTGGTCTTTCTAGCACAGAAGGCTTTCAACTGGTTTCTTATTTAAAAGAAACACAATTACTGAAGTCACCTTCATTTTACGATCAGCCTGAGCATCCCTGCCCACCCCCAATACACAGAACCAATAAACCTTAAACTGTCCAGCAATCAGTGTAACAATGTCCTTGTGGAGAGGTGGTCCTCCAGCGCTGCCTTTAACCTCAGGAGATGCACAATGCACCACAGAAGAGCAGATCACTGCTCATTAGCTCAGCTGCTGTTAGCCTTCACAGAGGTCCAGAGGTCTCTGCTCCAGCAAAGAAGGAGCCAGAATAAACGGTCATGTTGGAAATCCACCATATAGTTTAACAGCAagtattatatgtgtgtgtgcgcagtgtgtacgcatgtgcgtgtgtaagtgctagatttgtctgaaatactttttgaataagcgggttttcacctgcttcttaaaggtggtgatagtctcggctagtcgtgtggaggagggcaggttgttccaccagccagggtcaacaacggagaacagagttgattggaatcggagaccccgtgaagagggaattttcagtctcatttcatttgcagatctgagagagcgagCAGGAGtatagctaggtagtattgtattgatataggagggtgcagttccatttaaagccctgtaggcagcattttaactcaatgcgagcagctactgggagcatTTTGGcggattgaagatgagacgggctgccatattttggatcatctggagtggtatAAATGGTATGCGATGTAAATTTGGCCAACGGGAGAGATTAATATACCGTCTATGGATTTATGTCGCAATAtaaattttatgccatatcacaCAGCCCTTCCCACCTTCCTCGTGGTTTACTGCCTTCTTACCTGAAACTCTGTTAATCTGTAATCCAATCCAGTGGATTTTCAGGAGTAAAACCTCACACTTCACCAACAGTAAGAAAATATTATTAGTTTTAGGAAGGGAGTGCAATGGTTTGTTAGAAGTCCATTGTGCACAATATTCTCTCTCCCTTGTTCTAACTTTAGGAATTGTACAAGATTAATGGGGACAAATACAACTCTGACCAGCCAAACCCTGTTGCCAAACCTACAAATTAGCACAACGCCTCTATAGAAATAACTGCTGAACacaacagtgttgccagatacaaaaaaaagaagccatttcatgcaatcatttattttacGGAAAGAAGCCATTTGATGCAATCAGTTGTTTGTAGCACAACTTACGTTCACCATCACCCGTCATTTGCCAACATTGCACATATAGTTGTAATGATGTCTAATTCAGCTGCATTCGCCCTTCCAACCATCGCTCATCTTTAAAAGTCACCTAGGAACCACACTTACaattattgtgtccctgagcaggacacttaaccctgagttactaaagggggactgtccctggataatggtgtctgataaattcagcaaataagtttttttatatagtaTTCTTTACTGGAACATAATTTACCAGTCTTGGTTCAAAACGCAACTCACAAACACGGATTAAAAAACCACTGCATATGGTAATGGTGAATACTGGACCATTTTGTCTAACAgtattttaaacttttacacTGCGAACTCATTGTGAACTGGTGAGGCCCGGTAATGCCAGCACAAATAGATAATACAATGCCATTTATGGCCATTGACATTAAGCAATAGACTGAACAATGCGATTTATGAGCATATGAAAgaagacgcacacacacatttcgatttcgatttctatagaaatcgaacgagaattgctggtgtcttcccattgtaagtcgctttggataaaagcgtctgccaaataaagtaaagtaaagtaaagtaaatgtgctAGGAGCACAGACACATGCGCAGAAGAGGCCTCTGCTGGCGTATCCTTTTTAGGTTTTATTGATGGAAACTCCATTGAAGAGTGGACTTGGGGACGAATCACTCATTTAGGAGTATTGAGGGAACGCCCGTTGGAGGACAATGAAACTGTATATAAGGTCCGGGTTTGGTTGAGCAAATTGTGTGCACCCACAGGACCACGGTTGCTTTAAATCCATTCTCcttttgtgaaaaacattttGACTTAGGCTCACAACCCAGTTTCTCCACTCCAGCTACAGATTAAGTTTTCCAAGCATGTCATAtccaaaaaaagaacagaagcgATGAAGAAATTTCTGGCTGGTACTTATTTCCTTCTTTCCCACAAGCTTTCCTGTTCCCTGTTCAATACTTTCCTGTTGCCTGTTAAGCCAAAAAATGAGATGAGGTAATTTTAAGTAGTTTTTGAGTAGTTGGACGGATGGTTAAAGTACAGTTCCCAGCGTTTCTGTCTCAACTAATAAAAAGACCACCCATTAAAACCCAACCCAACCACCTCAGCTCCCCAGCAAACACCCACACCCACTGTTCTCAAACAAAACTCAGTTTGTTAAGTTTAACTCAAACACCATTACTTAGGTTAATAAGGGTCTCTAAACACAAAGATCCAGTTTGGGGCAAATGACGAAAATCCGCAAGACCAATGAATAATCTTCAAAGCTTTGTTTCTTTCTAACAGAGTGGATTTATTGGTCTTCagaaaaagacatttacattaaacattaatataaaTAAGATGTTTGGAATCTCACCGAATCTTCTGGTGGTCTGTTGATCTTGGCCCATTCTACCGAAGGTCCTTTGACCTGCAGAAATCTGTGGAAGAGATTCTTGAATCCTTCAAAGTCCTTTCTGGACACCtggtaaaaaggaaaaagaagacaTTGAGTTAGAAAGAAAGCAGTAAGCAACTTCTAACATTAATCCATAGTAAAatggaatataatttttttttttcgagccTGAGAGTCATAAACATATAGTTGTACTCAATTAACCAatttaaataagataaaaagGTTCATTTTAGGGTGGCTAcaatttaataatgtaataaatattttctgagACAGTCACCATTCCTAGGGAAAGACTCACAGGATCTTTACagcaaaggcaaaaaaattgTTGGTCCCAGAGAAGTCACCTGAGCCCATGAACTGATCACTGTCCCACAGCCTTATTACATGGCCAACAAAATGTAGCCTGAAGTAGACAGGCTCACGTAAAGAGTGAAGGCCACTCCTTTACTAAGTATATAGAGCCTTGTCATTAGGCATGTCACCATGAGCACCGCCCCCAAAAAATATATGACCGGCTTAACAAATAACAGTAGTACAAGCCTATTTAACTAGTTTTGTAGgaattctgtttatttctgacAGTGATTACTGCAGTCAGATGCTGCACTGCATTAATAATGCtaactacactgcatttaaacatacAGTCTTTATAAATCATTCATATAATGTAAGGCAGCACCTTGCACACATGAATTTTGAGTTCATTACTTCATGCAAATTTCATGATCTGCTGACAGATTATTCACGGTTTAAGGCAGTCACTCTTCTTACAACCATTGATgacatatattaatatatagcACATATTAATAGtgattcaaaaataaataaaacgtggCAAAACAAAGGAGAACGATGGCGAGTGAAGCCCAGAATAAGCGGGCAGGAATAAAATAAGCGTGGAGAAAATAATGGAGTGCGACAGTGATGTTGAGCGAGTGtgtgggaacaaaaaaaaaaagtgcaagtaAAAGTAAAGCCGAGATAAGATTTTTGCCAGCGTGGGGAAACTAGATCATGTGGGTCTCACCCCTTAGCTAATTGAATAGCACTGGCTGCTGTGAAACCTCTCCAGAGCCTGACACCTCATTCATCAGACTTGGCCCAGCACAGCCGCTCTGCACGGAGCTTCTCTGGACAAAGATGGATTATCTTCTACGGGCTCGCGGGCGGACCCCCTCTCACACGAAAACGCCACAGCGGCCATTTAAAATGACACTTCTTCCGGCCGGGTTCGCGGTGAGGTGCGTACCTCGGCTTCGGCCTCGGCGGCCGTGCTCTGCAGCTTCTCCAGCTCGCCGTGCATGGagctctccagctgctgccgcATCACTTCCTCGAACTGAGCCATCCTGGAGTTGGGCTCCCTTTTACTCAGACCTGCGGATGGCAAACGCGCATTTTAACGGCAACCCCATTTCAGCCGGACCGCAAACGTGTGGATGTTAGTTTTTTGGGATAAATAAACCAGGAAAGGCTTTAATTCGGCATCATTTATGTAGTGATgtacgagaaaaaaaaaaaaaaaaaaacacaaaaaaaaaaaacaaatgacagctATACGTGTCAATAAAAGGTCACCAGAGGCCTCAGCCCTTCACGACCCTTCAACATGACGCCCAATGACGACCACTGGTTTTAATCAACGGTGTAATTTACTGCGAGAAAAGAGATCCTGCCATAATGCCCCCACGCCatattaatacaatataataaaaaaacaagaaccacCAACATATTTAATCTGacacatttctacacacaaTTCATCAGCCAAGAGGTGTTCTGGTTTGGACATTCTGCATCACTTTATCCAAAATAACAGGAGGGCTCGGCTCACATCAACGCCGCAACAGAATATTAGTCTCTCTTTTATGAATATGGCGAGAAATAAGGTTCGTCTGGATGCGGGCAAGTAGGGAacattacaaatgcaaaaaataatgagAATAATTTTGTCAATAACTGTTCAATAACCAATCACGGCGACTAGCGTGACACAAAAGAACACGAAATGCActtaaagtgaaagaaagtcCGCTGCTGTCACAGGAACCGAAGCAACTTCATAACTTGAGGAAGATATTCATCTTAAACccgaaaaaaattaaacccgCCGCAACTCACCTTCGACATAAAACGACATTCTACGTAAAGTTCGGGGAACGGAGGTCGACGGCCCGGCTCGTACCGACGCCAGCGGGCGACTAACGAAGCGCGGTCATCTCGACAGGAACATCGCTCGCCCTCCTCCGCCCTCCTCCGCCGCGGCGGCGGGACGACCTTCAGCCGGAACGCCCACCGCCCCGCGACTCCCGCGTTCCCTGCGGCCAGAACGGAGGGACGGACGCGGCGCAGGCCCCGGGGTTGTGTTATCCGACTCGGGGTGCGAGCTGGGGCGACTGTCGGGGGTCGGGCGGTACCTCGGGATGCTGCAGGCGGTGCGACGCTCGGCCTCTGCGGCGCTTCAGGCCACGGACGACGGACGAGGCGGTGGCGTTAAAACCGCGAGGCGCGAAGTCATGGATGTCGAGCTAAAAACGCTCCAAAAATGATGTCGGCGGCCACGGAAGCGGCCCTGCGTTTCCCCCCCCGCGGCTGTCACTCGTCACTCGGGGCCGAGCAGGAGCTTTACACGGCGGCCACGTGTTATTCGGGCCCGCGGGCGAGACGTATAAAACTtacgctttaaaaaaaaaaaaaaaaaaagtgaaataagagGAAAAAGGGGGAGTCCGCACGAATTCCAGCTCTCCGGACCGAGGCCAATGGGAGCTCGGGTCTTAGCCGCGGCGGCCAATCAGATCGCTGCTTCGTGGAGGCTCCCGGCCGTTCATGGCGCCACGTCCGCCGCCACTCGCACCAAGCACAATCCGGTGAAGTTCCGCGCAAGGCAAGTCGTCATAATTATAATACGCTTTCAGTGCGTTTTATAATTCGCCACGATATTTAGTGTACAATTTGAAATACATGCGGTTTGGATTATTTTGTGGGTGGAAAATGAAGCCGATATGGCAAGtggtgaaaataataaaaatacaaataataatttccaGAACCAcgtgacattttttttgaagGTCACACATGTTTCTCTGCAAATATACTAGAAGGGATCTAGCGCCACCCTGTGGCCATGTTCTATCACTGTCGACATACCGGTTAAAGTAGTAACCTAGTATACAGCATTGGTTTGTAAATAAGATCTACACTAGATGAGATTGCAAGCAAATTAATTATGAGAAACCATGATACACCCTTCCTAACTAGAAACACTGCGAAATTGCAGTGCAGTGTTATCCTAATTGATCCTAATCAGAGCCCACCCAGGTACGCTGGCCACAGGGCAtggactcatttacatttacagcatttatcagacgcccttatccagagcgacttaccatcagtagttacagggacagtccccccctggagcaacttagggttaagtgtctcgctcagggacacaatggtagtaagcgggatttgaacctgggtcttctggttcataggcgagtgtgttacccactaggctactaccaccccgtaggGCGTGGTACTCACGCAGGGCGGCGTGCCGTGCGGACAATTTAGAGCAGACAAATGTGCATGCCTTTGGTTGGTGGGAGGAAATCAAAGAACTCAGATGAAACCTACACCCAAGCATTCAAGGTTGTGACCTCAAGGGTTGCAATATTTCTGTAAACTACAGCAGGCCAAAGTCATTTGCAATCAGAAAATGGGTCAAAATAAGCACAAGTTTAACTTTTTATTGTGACAGCGAGTAGTCGTTACAGTAAAAGTACATCTAGTGCATCAGTAGCTGCTGGAGAAACATTCCGTAAACATTTGTGTAACAGTTGTCAGATTTTTGTAACAGTTGATGTAAAGGCCtgacaatgacacacacacaacgagcCATGAGGAGTGCTCCACAGACAACAGTTTGGAGGTTTCTGGGTGTCTAAGTACTGTGGCATTGGTCGACCCATTCGTAGTCAAACTCCCAGGAACGCAACCGCTGTGTCCCTCTCGTCCACCAGCTCAGCAGCAGTGGCATCCATCTTGGTCCGGGAAAAGTCATTGATCTCAAGGCCGTCGACAATCTTCCAAGACTTGtcctgaagaaaagaaaaaaaaaaagaaagttaaaaagtaagtaagtaagtaagaagTAACATCtcaaagaaacataaaaaaaaaaaaagaattgcttCTTACCTTGATAGTAACAGGGAATGAGTAGATGAGGTCTTCTGGGACACCATAAGAATTTCCGGATGAGTAGACCCCCATGGAAATAAATTCaccctaaaacattttttttatattaaattaagtAATACATTCATAAAGTGATAAGAGATCACAGATTCTGTGCTTTTTACGGCAGAAATATACTACTACTGAGCTACGTATGCGTATCCGTACACATTGGTGTTAACATAAACTAGTCCGTACTGTGCGTCATAATCTGtggtgtgtactccttaccaccaagTGGTCAGTGTTTGTGCACTTGCTCAATAAACAATTTCCTCATGCGTGGAAATCTTGACTGTTGAGTGCAGCTCTATGCAAAACACTGTCTCTATAAAATTTTGCGGGTATTGCAACGTATACGTTGCATTAATTTTTCAGTacgtgcacaaaaaaaaaaaaaagacacaggaTACAGACTGCcgctgtatgtatgtatgtatgtatgtaggaAGCTATCAGCAAGTATACTTCTGCCTTTAAAGTCTCATGAACCACACTGACTTCAGGAGTGCCCCTCCAAATATCCCTCATGTGATCGCAGATGGCCTTGGCAGCGGACATGGCACTCGACAGCTTCCTGGCCTTGATGACCGCAGCCCCACGCTGCTGGACTGTCTGTTAGAGGGAGAGGCAAACcacggagagagggagagagcaccGGATACTATTTCAAACATAGCCTTCTAGGCACTTCGGCTCTAAGAAAAGACACAGAACACTATTATTAGGCCAAGGTAATATCACACTGGCTGCCTCTGAGTGCACTCACTGCTTTTTTGACAGCTTGCCATAACTATGATCTCTACTGAGAAGAGTGAGGAACCATCTGAACTTACAGATATGAAGTCTCCTTTCAGCCAGTCGTCGTCCTTAACGACGTCAAACGCAGTTTCGTTCTTGCCCTGGACATTGACCATGCAGTGATGGACATCAGGGTACTGGGTGGAGGAGTGATTTCCCCAGATGATGACATTCTTCATGCTGTCAGGTGGAATTCCACAGCGCATTGCCACCTTAATGGAGGCAGGGTCAGAACCACTGAGCAAAACGTAGTCGACATCATTTTAAGTTCCATTTTTATACAATACAAAAAGCCATTACTCAAGCTCTTACCATTCCTGTAGCTTACCTGAGAACGGGCCCTGTTGTGGTCAAGACGGGTCAAGCAAGAGAAGTTCTCTTTGGGAATGGATGGAGCAGACTTGGCAGCGATTAAGCAGTTGGTATTAGCAGGGTTGCCAACAACCAAGACCTAATTAATGTAGAATTTACATGAAATTCAGGCGGGAGCTTTTTGATTTGATGACCGAGTAACCAAACAAAGCGGCCTTCATAGTCATCATCATTGGCCTTCAAACAGCCCCTTATTTACCTTGACTGTTTTCTTGGCATATTTATCCAAGGCTGCTCCCTGGGACTTGAAAATAGCAACATTTGCTTTTAGAAGGTCTTTCCTCTCCATGCCCTCCTTCCTGGGCATAGACCCCACCAGGATTGCAGCATCCAGGTCCTTGAACGCTACCTCCTCCTTGTCTGTTGGAATgacctctgcaaaaaaaaaaaaaaaaaaaaaaaacatttttccaaaGCTTGGCTGCAGGATGAAAGGGGAGATCACACAACAACCCAACAGTGCAGTACCATTGTATGCTGTCTTTGTATCATACAGTAAAGTCCACAATTCAAGGTCTTCAAAACTGGAGGCCCCCCACACAAAGAGACACTGCTTCATTGTGGGGGAAAAATACAATGGTGCGTACTATACGTGCACCTAGTTCAACAGCATCAAATTAACTGCTATGTTTAGTAGAGCACTTTTGGTGCGGACCGAATTTTCGCAGGccattaatttaaaaacaaaaaaaattcaccccTCAGAAGCGGGAGAGCGCAGTCCTGTAACTCCATAACAACGCCATCCAGGACTGGCAGCATGGGAGGGATGTCCAGCAGTACAAGGGTGAGAGGCTGGAAAGAgaggaaattattattataatttttttttttttacaggttataCGGCCACAGCGATTACTTAAAACACTTTTATAGAAGTAAACAAGCCTCAGCTAAGTGAGAGCCGTTTCTTAATTGGCTTTACGACATTAAACATTACGTAAGAAACAGCTTATCTTTCACCTGATCTTTGCCAAAGACATCTCCTTTAGCGATGCCGTACAGGAGAGAATAGGCAATCTGGCCAGCAGCACCAGTCACCAGGACTTTAATAGGTtcagactgtaaaaaaaacaaaacatatatatctatgcatacatacacacacacacacgactttaTATTTAGTCACATATATTCAATGATCgatacaatttaataaaaaaaatatgtagaaaaataaaaaatatgtatattaaaatatgtagatatataaaactacaaaaaaaatctaaccaaAAACCCTCCTGAAGAAATTGTTAAGACTCTAAAAGAGTCATACGCACAATTTTTTTCTACGGGAAGAAAAAattgcattcattcattaattcacTTGCAAGCTCGCagataatcaataaaaatagtTCCACGTGCCTTATTTGGAGCACTGGTGAAATGCTGCCTACTGTGACACTCAGGATGACGCAAGTTCTACTAAACTGACCAGCCAGTTAAACAGAACGTAGTGACACGTAAAGAAACGGAGGACGGGTCGCTGCACAAACACGATGTTAGTATTTCTCTAGGGGGAAAAGAATGGCTGCACTTACCATCTTCAGCTTTACTTGCAGAATACTTCACAAATGAATCAGGGGAGGTCACCTTTAGTTCTTGCAGCGACGCTGATCTCGGGCTTGAGCACTTGCCATGAATGCGCATGCGCTGGATAATTAGGGGCTTGTGGGAGTTGAAGTTTAGTCGTGTGAAAATTTTGTCATACGACTGCGGTTAAGAACTACATAGCCTACAACGAGGAGCGCCAGGGACCAATAATCACATAAAGTAGTCACCACCGCGCGAGTAAATTAtaatatgaaaattaaaatCTAAATCAAGAACGACTGTGACAATAAATAAGGGATGTTATAAAGCAGTCACAAAGTGTCATTTTACATAacgcattttatttaattaaaaagtcaCATGGTGCAGTTCTCtagtaataattattttaaaagagatatgagtctgtaattgctggaaaatataaaaaaatatcaacacCCGGAAAAACGTATTTACCGTAATAACTGGTCTAATCTCTCTGTATTCGAACTGGGAATTACCGCTCCAAGTATGTTGCCAGTTCCGCGTAATATAAGCTATTTAAGGATGCTTTTTCGTGATTGCTTGAGAAAATAATAGAACGGGCTATAGCTTTTGCACTTGTTTTCAGAAACATAAACCAAAATACGTTCAGAGCAGCCAGAAAGCAGACTGTCTATTAGCCCGTCTGTAATTTATTCTATTTTGTTAGAATGaaagtgaataaagtgaagtgaaagtgaagtgattgtcattgtgatacacaggagcacagcatacggtgcaatttgtcctctgcatttaacccatcacccttg
Above is a genomic segment from Denticeps clupeoides chromosome 8, fDenClu1.1, whole genome shotgun sequence containing:
- the mdh1ab gene encoding malate dehydrogenase 1Ab, NAD (soluble) — protein: MSEPIKVLVTGAAGQIAYSLLYGIAKGDVFGKDQPLTLVLLDIPPMLPVLDGVVMELQDCALPLLREVIPTDKEEVAFKDLDAAILVGSMPRKEGMERKDLLKANVAIFKSQGAALDKYAKKTVKVLVVGNPANTNCLIAAKSAPSIPKENFSCLTRLDHNRARSQVAMRCGIPPDSMKNVIIWGNHSSTQYPDVHHCMVNVQGKNETAFDVVKDDDWLKGDFISTVQQRGAAVIKARKLSSAMSAAKAICDHMRDIWRGTPEGEFISMGVYSSGNSYGVPEDLIYSFPVTIKDKSWKIVDGLEINDFSRTKMDATAAELVDERDTAVAFLGV